A DNA window from Molothrus ater isolate BHLD 08-10-18 breed brown headed cowbird chromosome 2, BPBGC_Mater_1.1, whole genome shotgun sequence contains the following coding sequences:
- the STARD13 gene encoding stAR-related lipid transfer protein 13 isoform X2, whose translation MSSQRRPAKAQLRRSLSEQLRDSTAKAWDLLWRNVRERRLAEIEAKEACDWLRAAGFPQYAQFYEDSQFPIDIAAVKKDHDFLDKDLVEPLCRRLNTLNKCASMKLDVNFQRKKSEDSDEEDLCAISNKWTFQRTSKRWSRVDDIDALLHRSDRHGSSGDIKMKNTTSSESVLTDLSEPELSSIHSESSGGSDSRSQSGTTSAAREACDCSAHHDVESTLLQDSAAINTTPFPKDSLKNENPTRARAKTFLKRMETLKAKAVHGKLKGSGRTGPLEISGPVLQFEPKSLKDMHCVQIVNGDLQNLGQDSVKRGLPSSAKSSSDSSQSENSSSGVSTPCLKERKCHEANKRGGMYLEDLDVLAGTALRQVVDQNRKNEFHSQENLVVHIPKDHKPGTFPKALSIESLSPTDNSNSVNWRTGSISLGKQNCSTPKESGLMACCPKESRISIYDNVPGSHLYASTGDLLDIEKDVLFPQLDDILQHVNGLQEVVDGWSKKVLPALPVGDVSVRESPSLPFQSPTQITLDFEGNSVSDGRTTPSDMDRDGTSLNESEATGVRDRRDSGVGASLTRPSRQLRWQSFQISHRLSRSIASLHISNQSAAQLNLLQKFSLLRLTAIMEKYSMSNKHGWTWSVPKFMKRMKVPDYKDKNVFGVPLIVHVQRTGQPLPQSIQQALRYLRSNCLDQVGLFRKSGVKSRIQALRQMNESSPENVSYEDQSAYDVADMVKQFFRDLPEPLLTSKLGETFLHIYQYVPKEQRLQAVQAAIMLMADENREVLQTLLCFLSDVTSVEENQMTPMNIAVCLAPSLFHLNIVKKESSPRVIQKKYATGKPDQKDLSENLAATQGLAHMIMECNKLFEVPHEMITQSRNSYVDAEVHSPTLDELGKQVDEEGGNYQVYLENLMQNLQKEAKEKFKGWVTCSSVENTELAYKKVGDGNPLRLWKASVEVEAPPSVVLNRVLRERHLWDEDFLQWKVVESLDKQTEVYQYVLNTMAPHPVRDFVVLRTWRTDLPKGMCMLVAISVEHEEAPLMGAVRAIVMDSQYLIEPCGSGKARLTHICRIDLKGHSPEWYNKGFGHLCAAEVARIRNSFQPLIAEGPETKI comes from the exons ACTCCCAGTTTCCCATTGACATTGCTGCAGTAAAGAAAGATCATGATTTTCTTGACAAGGACCTTGTAGAACCTCTTTGCAG ACGACTGAACACACTGAACAAGTGCGCCTCAATGAAACTCGATGTGAActtccaaagaaaaaag agtgAAGATTCAGATGAAGAAGATCTCTGTGCTATCAGTAATAAATGGACTTTCCAAAGAACCAGCAAACGATGGTCTCGGGTGGACGACATTGATGCTCTGCTTCACCGGTCTGACAGACATGGCTCTTCTGGGgacattaaaatgaaaaacacgACAAGCAGTGAGAGCGTCCTTACAGATCTGAGCGAGCCTGAGCTCTCATCGATTCACAGCGAGAGCAGTGggggcagtgacagcaggagCCAGTCTGGCAccaccagtgctgccagggaggCCTGTGACTGCTCTGCCCATCACGATGTGGAGAGCACCCTGCTGCAGGACTCCGCTGCAATAAACACCACCCCATTCCCCAAGGACAGCCTGAAGAATGAAAATCCAACACGAGCCAGAGCGAAAACCTTTCTAAAACGCATGGAGACGCTGAAAGCAAAAGCCGTGCATGGAAAGCTAAAAGGCTCGGGAAGAACAGGTCCTTTAGAGATCAGTGGACCAGTTCTCCAGTTTGAGCCAAAATCCTTGAAAGACATGCACTGTGTACAGATAGTCAATGGCGATCTCCAGAATTTGGGGCAAGATTCAGTCAAAAGAGGGCTTCCCTCTTCTGCCAAatccagcagtgacagcagccagtccgaaaacagcagcagtggggtgAGCACGCCGTGTTTGAAGGAACGCAAGTGCCATGAAGCAAACAAGAGAGGTGGGATGTACCTGGAGGACCTGGATGTTCTGGCAGGAACAGCCTTACGGCAAGTGGTGGACCAAAACCGCAAAAACGAATTTCATTCCCAAGAGAACTTGGTTGTGCACATTCCCAAGGATCACAAACCAGGGACCTTCCCAAAGGCACTTTCCATTGAAAGCCTCTCACCTACAGACAACAGTAACAGTGTAAACTGGAGGACAGGCAGCATCTCTTTGGGAAAGCAGAACTGCTCTACTCCAAAGGAATCTGGCCTGATGGCTTGCTGTCCTAAAGAGAGCAGAATTAGTATTTATGACAATGTACCAGGTTCCCACTTGTATGCTAGTACTGGGGACCTCCTGGACATAGAGAAGGATGTCCTTTTTCCTCAGTTAGATGACATTTTGCAACATGTCAATGGACTGCAGGAGGTGGTAGATGGCTGGTCAAAGAAGGTGTTGCCAGCTCTGCCGGTTGGTGACGTGTCAGTCAGGGAATCCCCATCATTGCCTTTCCAGTCGCCTACACAGATCACTCTCGATTTTGAAGGAAACTCTGTGTCTGATGGCCGGACCACCCCGAGCGACATGGACAGAGATGGAACATCCCTGAATGAATCTGAGGCGACTGGTGTTAGGGACAGGAGGGACTCTGGGGTGGGAGCATCGCTCACAAGGCCAAGCAG GCAATTACGATGGCAGAGTTTCCAAATCTCTCATCGCCTGAGTCGCTCCATTGCATCACTTCACATCAGCAACCAGTCAGCAGCCCAGCTGAATCTACTGCAAAAATTCTCTCTGCTTCGTCTCACTGCCATCATGGAAAAGTACTCCATGTCAAACAAACATGGCTGGACCTG GTCTGTGCCAAAGTTCATGAAGAGGATGAAAGTCCCTGACTACAAGGACAAGAATGTCTTTGGTGTGCCCCTGATAGTTCACGTCCAGAGAACAGGTCAGCCTCTTCCCCAGAGCATACAGCAAGCCCTGCGCTACCTACGGAGCAACTGTCTAGACCAG GTGGGTCTGTTTCGGAAATCTGGAGTGAAATCCCGAATCCAGGCCCTGCGCCAGATGAACGAGAGCTCCCCAGAAAACGTCAGCTATGAGGACCAGTCAGCATATGATGTGGCTGACATGGTCAAGCAATTCTTCAGGGACTTGCCAGAACCCCTCCTCACAAGTAAACTAGGAGAGACTTTTCTGCACATCTATCAAT ATGTCCCCAAGGAGCAGCGGCTGCAGGCGGTGCAGGCGGCCATCATGCTCATGGCCGATGAGAACAGGGAGGTTCTGCAGACCCTGCTTTGCTTCCTCAGTGACGTCACCTCCGTGGAGGAAAATCAGATGACCCCCATGAACATCGCTGTTTGTCTGGCCCCTTCCCTCTTCCATCTCAATATAGTGAAGAAAGAAAGCTCTCCGAG agtaatacagaaaaaatatgcaaCAGGGAAGCCAGATCAGAAGGACCTCAGTGAAAACCTGGCAGCTACTCAGGGACTTGCTCACATGATAATGGAATGCAACAAACTTTTTGAG GTCCCACATGAGATGATCACCCAATCCCGAAACTCCTATGTTGATGCAGAAGTGCATTCTCCTACCCTGGATGAGCTTGGTAAACAAGTGGATGAGGAAGGAGGGAACTATCAGGTGTACCTAGAAAATCTCATGCAAAATCTccagaaagaagcaaaagagaaattcaAAGGATGGGTCACATGTTCCAGTGTAGAGAACACAGAACTTGCCTACAAAAAG GTTGGGGATGGGAACCCACTAAGGCTTTGGAAAGCCTCAGTTGAAGTTGAAGCCCCCCCATCAGTTGTGCTGAACCGAGTGCTGAGAGAACGTCACCTCTGGGACGAGGACTTCCTGCAGTGGAAGGTGGTGGAGAGCCTGGACAAGCAGACAGAAGTTTACCAATATGTTCTGAACACCATGGCTCCTCACCCCGTCCGAGACTTTGTTGTTCTCAG gacaTGGAGGACGGATTTGCCCAAGGGGATGTGCATGCTGGTTGCCATCTCTGTGGAGCACGAAGAGGCTCCTCTCATGGGAGCCGTGCGAGCCATCGTCATGGACTCCCAGTACCTGATAGAGCCCTGTGGCTCAGGGAAAGCCAGGCTGACCCACATCTGCAGGATTGACCTAAA aGGACATTCCCCAGAGTGGTACAACAAAGGCTTTGGACATCTGTGTGCAGCAGAAGTTGCCAGGATCAGAAACTCATTTCAACCTCTGATTGCTGAGGGACCAGAAACAAAAATCTGA
- the STARD13 gene encoding stAR-related lipid transfer protein 13 isoform X3 codes for MTIQIEAKEACDWLRAAGFPQYAQFYEDSQFPIDIAAVKKDHDFLDKDLVEPLCRRLNTLNKCASMKLDVNFQRKKSEDSDEEDLCAISNKWTFQRTSKRWSRVDDIDALLHRSDRHGSSGDIKMKNTTSSESVLTDLSEPELSSIHSESSGGSDSRSQSGTTSAAREACDCSAHHDVESTLLQDSAAINTTPFPKDSLKNENPTRARAKTFLKRMETLKAKAVHGKLKGSGRTGPLEISGPVLQFEPKSLKDMHCVQIVNGDLQNLGQDSVKRGLPSSAKSSSDSSQSENSSSGVSTPCLKERKCHEANKRGGMYLEDLDVLAGTALRQVVDQNRKNEFHSQENLVVHIPKDHKPGTFPKALSIESLSPTDNSNSVNWRTGSISLGKQNCSTPKESGLMACCPKESRISIYDNVPGSHLYASTGDLLDIEKDVLFPQLDDILQHVNGLQEVVDGWSKKVLPALPVGDVSVRESPSLPFQSPTQITLDFEGNSVSDGRTTPSDMDRDGTSLNESEATGVRDRRDSGVGASLTRPSRQLRWQSFQISHRLSRSIASLHISNQSAAQLNLLQKFSLLRLTAIMEKYSMSNKHGWTWSVPKFMKRMKVPDYKDKNVFGVPLIVHVQRTGQPLPQSIQQALRYLRSNCLDQVGLFRKSGVKSRIQALRQMNESSPENVSYEDQSAYDVADMVKQFFRDLPEPLLTSKLGETFLHIYQYVPKEQRLQAVQAAIMLMADENREVLQTLLCFLSDVTSVEENQMTPMNIAVCLAPSLFHLNIVKKESSPRVIQKKYATGKPDQKDLSENLAATQGLAHMIMECNKLFEVPHEMITQSRNSYVDAEVHSPTLDELGKQVDEEGGNYQVYLENLMQNLQKEAKEKFKGWVTCSSVENTELAYKKVGDGNPLRLWKASVEVEAPPSVVLNRVLRERHLWDEDFLQWKVVESLDKQTEVYQYVLNTMAPHPVRDFVVLRTWRTDLPKGMCMLVAISVEHEEAPLMGAVRAIVMDSQYLIEPCGSGKARLTHICRIDLKGHSPEWYNKGFGHLCAAEVARIRNSFQPLIAEGPETKI; via the exons ACTCCCAGTTTCCCATTGACATTGCTGCAGTAAAGAAAGATCATGATTTTCTTGACAAGGACCTTGTAGAACCTCTTTGCAG ACGACTGAACACACTGAACAAGTGCGCCTCAATGAAACTCGATGTGAActtccaaagaaaaaag agtgAAGATTCAGATGAAGAAGATCTCTGTGCTATCAGTAATAAATGGACTTTCCAAAGAACCAGCAAACGATGGTCTCGGGTGGACGACATTGATGCTCTGCTTCACCGGTCTGACAGACATGGCTCTTCTGGGgacattaaaatgaaaaacacgACAAGCAGTGAGAGCGTCCTTACAGATCTGAGCGAGCCTGAGCTCTCATCGATTCACAGCGAGAGCAGTGggggcagtgacagcaggagCCAGTCTGGCAccaccagtgctgccagggaggCCTGTGACTGCTCTGCCCATCACGATGTGGAGAGCACCCTGCTGCAGGACTCCGCTGCAATAAACACCACCCCATTCCCCAAGGACAGCCTGAAGAATGAAAATCCAACACGAGCCAGAGCGAAAACCTTTCTAAAACGCATGGAGACGCTGAAAGCAAAAGCCGTGCATGGAAAGCTAAAAGGCTCGGGAAGAACAGGTCCTTTAGAGATCAGTGGACCAGTTCTCCAGTTTGAGCCAAAATCCTTGAAAGACATGCACTGTGTACAGATAGTCAATGGCGATCTCCAGAATTTGGGGCAAGATTCAGTCAAAAGAGGGCTTCCCTCTTCTGCCAAatccagcagtgacagcagccagtccgaaaacagcagcagtggggtgAGCACGCCGTGTTTGAAGGAACGCAAGTGCCATGAAGCAAACAAGAGAGGTGGGATGTACCTGGAGGACCTGGATGTTCTGGCAGGAACAGCCTTACGGCAAGTGGTGGACCAAAACCGCAAAAACGAATTTCATTCCCAAGAGAACTTGGTTGTGCACATTCCCAAGGATCACAAACCAGGGACCTTCCCAAAGGCACTTTCCATTGAAAGCCTCTCACCTACAGACAACAGTAACAGTGTAAACTGGAGGACAGGCAGCATCTCTTTGGGAAAGCAGAACTGCTCTACTCCAAAGGAATCTGGCCTGATGGCTTGCTGTCCTAAAGAGAGCAGAATTAGTATTTATGACAATGTACCAGGTTCCCACTTGTATGCTAGTACTGGGGACCTCCTGGACATAGAGAAGGATGTCCTTTTTCCTCAGTTAGATGACATTTTGCAACATGTCAATGGACTGCAGGAGGTGGTAGATGGCTGGTCAAAGAAGGTGTTGCCAGCTCTGCCGGTTGGTGACGTGTCAGTCAGGGAATCCCCATCATTGCCTTTCCAGTCGCCTACACAGATCACTCTCGATTTTGAAGGAAACTCTGTGTCTGATGGCCGGACCACCCCGAGCGACATGGACAGAGATGGAACATCCCTGAATGAATCTGAGGCGACTGGTGTTAGGGACAGGAGGGACTCTGGGGTGGGAGCATCGCTCACAAGGCCAAGCAG GCAATTACGATGGCAGAGTTTCCAAATCTCTCATCGCCTGAGTCGCTCCATTGCATCACTTCACATCAGCAACCAGTCAGCAGCCCAGCTGAATCTACTGCAAAAATTCTCTCTGCTTCGTCTCACTGCCATCATGGAAAAGTACTCCATGTCAAACAAACATGGCTGGACCTG GTCTGTGCCAAAGTTCATGAAGAGGATGAAAGTCCCTGACTACAAGGACAAGAATGTCTTTGGTGTGCCCCTGATAGTTCACGTCCAGAGAACAGGTCAGCCTCTTCCCCAGAGCATACAGCAAGCCCTGCGCTACCTACGGAGCAACTGTCTAGACCAG GTGGGTCTGTTTCGGAAATCTGGAGTGAAATCCCGAATCCAGGCCCTGCGCCAGATGAACGAGAGCTCCCCAGAAAACGTCAGCTATGAGGACCAGTCAGCATATGATGTGGCTGACATGGTCAAGCAATTCTTCAGGGACTTGCCAGAACCCCTCCTCACAAGTAAACTAGGAGAGACTTTTCTGCACATCTATCAAT ATGTCCCCAAGGAGCAGCGGCTGCAGGCGGTGCAGGCGGCCATCATGCTCATGGCCGATGAGAACAGGGAGGTTCTGCAGACCCTGCTTTGCTTCCTCAGTGACGTCACCTCCGTGGAGGAAAATCAGATGACCCCCATGAACATCGCTGTTTGTCTGGCCCCTTCCCTCTTCCATCTCAATATAGTGAAGAAAGAAAGCTCTCCGAG agtaatacagaaaaaatatgcaaCAGGGAAGCCAGATCAGAAGGACCTCAGTGAAAACCTGGCAGCTACTCAGGGACTTGCTCACATGATAATGGAATGCAACAAACTTTTTGAG GTCCCACATGAGATGATCACCCAATCCCGAAACTCCTATGTTGATGCAGAAGTGCATTCTCCTACCCTGGATGAGCTTGGTAAACAAGTGGATGAGGAAGGAGGGAACTATCAGGTGTACCTAGAAAATCTCATGCAAAATCTccagaaagaagcaaaagagaaattcaAAGGATGGGTCACATGTTCCAGTGTAGAGAACACAGAACTTGCCTACAAAAAG GTTGGGGATGGGAACCCACTAAGGCTTTGGAAAGCCTCAGTTGAAGTTGAAGCCCCCCCATCAGTTGTGCTGAACCGAGTGCTGAGAGAACGTCACCTCTGGGACGAGGACTTCCTGCAGTGGAAGGTGGTGGAGAGCCTGGACAAGCAGACAGAAGTTTACCAATATGTTCTGAACACCATGGCTCCTCACCCCGTCCGAGACTTTGTTGTTCTCAG gacaTGGAGGACGGATTTGCCCAAGGGGATGTGCATGCTGGTTGCCATCTCTGTGGAGCACGAAGAGGCTCCTCTCATGGGAGCCGTGCGAGCCATCGTCATGGACTCCCAGTACCTGATAGAGCCCTGTGGCTCAGGGAAAGCCAGGCTGACCCACATCTGCAGGATTGACCTAAA aGGACATTCCCCAGAGTGGTACAACAAAGGCTTTGGACATCTGTGTGCAGCAGAAGTTGCCAGGATCAGAAACTCATTTCAACCTCTGATTGCTGAGGGACCAGAAACAAAAATCTGA
- the STARD13 gene encoding stAR-related lipid transfer protein 13 isoform X1, giving the protein MKLDVNFQRKKSEDSDEEDLCAISNKWTFQRTSKRWSRVDDIDALLHRSDRHGSSGDIKMKNTTSSESVLTDLSEPELSSIHSESSGGSDSRSQSGTTSAAREACDCSAHHDVESTLLQDSAAINTTPFPKDSLKNENPTRARAKTFLKRMETLKAKAVHGKLKGSGRTGPLEISGPVLQFEPKSLKDMHCVQIVNGDLQNLGQDSVKRGLPSSAKSSSDSSQSENSSSGVSTPCLKERKCHEANKRGGMYLEDLDVLAGTALRQVVDQNRKNEFHSQENLVVHIPKDHKPGTFPKALSIESLSPTDNSNSVNWRTGSISLGKQNCSTPKESGLMACCPKESRISIYDNVPGSHLYASTGDLLDIEKDVLFPQLDDILQHVNGLQEVVDGWSKKVLPALPVGDVSVRESPSLPFQSPTQITLDFEGNSVSDGRTTPSDMDRDGTSLNESEATGVRDRRDSGVGASLTRPSRQLRWQSFQISHRLSRSIASLHISNQSAAQLNLLQKFSLLRLTAIMEKYSMSNKHGWTWSVPKFMKRMKVPDYKDKNVFGVPLIVHVQRTGQPLPQSIQQALRYLRSNCLDQVGLFRKSGVKSRIQALRQMNESSPENVSYEDQSAYDVADMVKQFFRDLPEPLLTSKLGETFLHIYQYVPKEQRLQAVQAAIMLMADENREVLQTLLCFLSDVTSVEENQMTPMNIAVCLAPSLFHLNIVKKESSPRVIQKKYATGKPDQKDLSENLAATQGLAHMIMECNKLFEVPHEMITQSRNSYVDAEVHSPTLDELGKQVDEEGGNYQVYLENLMQNLQKEAKEKFKGWVTCSSVENTELAYKKVGDGNPLRLWKASVEVEAPPSVVLNRVLRERHLWDEDFLQWKVVESLDKQTEVYQYVLNTMAPHPVRDFVVLRTWRTDLPKGMCMLVAISVEHEEAPLMGAVRAIVMDSQYLIEPCGSGKARLTHICRIDLKGHSPEWYNKGFGHLCAAEVARIRNSFQPLIAEGPETKI; this is encoded by the exons ATGAAACTCGATGTGAActtccaaagaaaaaag agtgAAGATTCAGATGAAGAAGATCTCTGTGCTATCAGTAATAAATGGACTTTCCAAAGAACCAGCAAACGATGGTCTCGGGTGGACGACATTGATGCTCTGCTTCACCGGTCTGACAGACATGGCTCTTCTGGGgacattaaaatgaaaaacacgACAAGCAGTGAGAGCGTCCTTACAGATCTGAGCGAGCCTGAGCTCTCATCGATTCACAGCGAGAGCAGTGggggcagtgacagcaggagCCAGTCTGGCAccaccagtgctgccagggaggCCTGTGACTGCTCTGCCCATCACGATGTGGAGAGCACCCTGCTGCAGGACTCCGCTGCAATAAACACCACCCCATTCCCCAAGGACAGCCTGAAGAATGAAAATCCAACACGAGCCAGAGCGAAAACCTTTCTAAAACGCATGGAGACGCTGAAAGCAAAAGCCGTGCATGGAAAGCTAAAAGGCTCGGGAAGAACAGGTCCTTTAGAGATCAGTGGACCAGTTCTCCAGTTTGAGCCAAAATCCTTGAAAGACATGCACTGTGTACAGATAGTCAATGGCGATCTCCAGAATTTGGGGCAAGATTCAGTCAAAAGAGGGCTTCCCTCTTCTGCCAAatccagcagtgacagcagccagtccgaaaacagcagcagtggggtgAGCACGCCGTGTTTGAAGGAACGCAAGTGCCATGAAGCAAACAAGAGAGGTGGGATGTACCTGGAGGACCTGGATGTTCTGGCAGGAACAGCCTTACGGCAAGTGGTGGACCAAAACCGCAAAAACGAATTTCATTCCCAAGAGAACTTGGTTGTGCACATTCCCAAGGATCACAAACCAGGGACCTTCCCAAAGGCACTTTCCATTGAAAGCCTCTCACCTACAGACAACAGTAACAGTGTAAACTGGAGGACAGGCAGCATCTCTTTGGGAAAGCAGAACTGCTCTACTCCAAAGGAATCTGGCCTGATGGCTTGCTGTCCTAAAGAGAGCAGAATTAGTATTTATGACAATGTACCAGGTTCCCACTTGTATGCTAGTACTGGGGACCTCCTGGACATAGAGAAGGATGTCCTTTTTCCTCAGTTAGATGACATTTTGCAACATGTCAATGGACTGCAGGAGGTGGTAGATGGCTGGTCAAAGAAGGTGTTGCCAGCTCTGCCGGTTGGTGACGTGTCAGTCAGGGAATCCCCATCATTGCCTTTCCAGTCGCCTACACAGATCACTCTCGATTTTGAAGGAAACTCTGTGTCTGATGGCCGGACCACCCCGAGCGACATGGACAGAGATGGAACATCCCTGAATGAATCTGAGGCGACTGGTGTTAGGGACAGGAGGGACTCTGGGGTGGGAGCATCGCTCACAAGGCCAAGCAG GCAATTACGATGGCAGAGTTTCCAAATCTCTCATCGCCTGAGTCGCTCCATTGCATCACTTCACATCAGCAACCAGTCAGCAGCCCAGCTGAATCTACTGCAAAAATTCTCTCTGCTTCGTCTCACTGCCATCATGGAAAAGTACTCCATGTCAAACAAACATGGCTGGACCTG GTCTGTGCCAAAGTTCATGAAGAGGATGAAAGTCCCTGACTACAAGGACAAGAATGTCTTTGGTGTGCCCCTGATAGTTCACGTCCAGAGAACAGGTCAGCCTCTTCCCCAGAGCATACAGCAAGCCCTGCGCTACCTACGGAGCAACTGTCTAGACCAG GTGGGTCTGTTTCGGAAATCTGGAGTGAAATCCCGAATCCAGGCCCTGCGCCAGATGAACGAGAGCTCCCCAGAAAACGTCAGCTATGAGGACCAGTCAGCATATGATGTGGCTGACATGGTCAAGCAATTCTTCAGGGACTTGCCAGAACCCCTCCTCACAAGTAAACTAGGAGAGACTTTTCTGCACATCTATCAAT ATGTCCCCAAGGAGCAGCGGCTGCAGGCGGTGCAGGCGGCCATCATGCTCATGGCCGATGAGAACAGGGAGGTTCTGCAGACCCTGCTTTGCTTCCTCAGTGACGTCACCTCCGTGGAGGAAAATCAGATGACCCCCATGAACATCGCTGTTTGTCTGGCCCCTTCCCTCTTCCATCTCAATATAGTGAAGAAAGAAAGCTCTCCGAG agtaatacagaaaaaatatgcaaCAGGGAAGCCAGATCAGAAGGACCTCAGTGAAAACCTGGCAGCTACTCAGGGACTTGCTCACATGATAATGGAATGCAACAAACTTTTTGAG GTCCCACATGAGATGATCACCCAATCCCGAAACTCCTATGTTGATGCAGAAGTGCATTCTCCTACCCTGGATGAGCTTGGTAAACAAGTGGATGAGGAAGGAGGGAACTATCAGGTGTACCTAGAAAATCTCATGCAAAATCTccagaaagaagcaaaagagaaattcaAAGGATGGGTCACATGTTCCAGTGTAGAGAACACAGAACTTGCCTACAAAAAG GTTGGGGATGGGAACCCACTAAGGCTTTGGAAAGCCTCAGTTGAAGTTGAAGCCCCCCCATCAGTTGTGCTGAACCGAGTGCTGAGAGAACGTCACCTCTGGGACGAGGACTTCCTGCAGTGGAAGGTGGTGGAGAGCCTGGACAAGCAGACAGAAGTTTACCAATATGTTCTGAACACCATGGCTCCTCACCCCGTCCGAGACTTTGTTGTTCTCAG gacaTGGAGGACGGATTTGCCCAAGGGGATGTGCATGCTGGTTGCCATCTCTGTGGAGCACGAAGAGGCTCCTCTCATGGGAGCCGTGCGAGCCATCGTCATGGACTCCCAGTACCTGATAGAGCCCTGTGGCTCAGGGAAAGCCAGGCTGACCCACATCTGCAGGATTGACCTAAA aGGACATTCCCCAGAGTGGTACAACAAAGGCTTTGGACATCTGTGTGCAGCAGAAGTTGCCAGGATCAGAAACTCATTTCAACCTCTGATTGCTGAGGGACCAGAAACAAAAATCTGA